CCGGCGCCAAGAAACTCCGAGCAGAGCCCCACCAACTCGCCGTCTGTTAGCCTTTGCTTACTAGCCTTTGCACCGGAGTCGAAGTGGCTGTCGTCTGGGACGAGGAGCTCGATGAGCGTGTCCACATAGGTTGGAGCTTCGCCGGAAGGGCGGCGCAGCAGGCCGCGCCGGGCATTGACGAGCGGGAGGTACATCTCCTCCTGCTGCCGCCTGAGTGTGACCAGCTTGTTCCACCGGTCCCGGTAGATTAGCTCGGTCAACGCCGGGAGTGCGGCAAAGACCAAGCCATCGTTAGACGACTTGCACTGTTCCCGGAGGTCCGCGACGAGGCCGCAGAGCGCGCGGCGCCGGGCGGGGGCGTAGACGCGGAGGCGCGACGGGTGGAAGACCTCCGAGACGAGGTTGCGGCGGATGCCGCGCCACAGCGCGCCGTAGGGCGCCGAGCCTATGTTGTGGTGACGCTGGCGCGAGAGGACGGAGCTGGCCGTGCTCGTCGGCGGGCGGTTGCAGAACGCGCCCCCGGCACCGCGGCGGACGAGGAGGTGGTGCGCGGTCACACGGTCTGTGACGACGACGTCCTGCCGCAAGGCAGCGGAGAAGTCCCGTACGAGAGCCCacttggcggcggcgaggcgggttTGCATTTCCTTGAACGGCGGTGCACGCCGGAGCAGGCTGCCCACGACGACGAGGAGCGCCATGAGAAGCAAGAGGAGGATCACGTCTTGCATGGCTAGCTAGCTCTAGCTGATGGCCCGACCTCACCAGAGTTGCTACTGCTACGTACTTTCACTTC
This portion of the Triticum dicoccoides isolate Atlit2015 ecotype Zavitan chromosome 7A, WEW_v2.0, whole genome shotgun sequence genome encodes:
- the LOC119332331 gene encoding cytochrome P450 89A2-like; amino-acid sequence: MQDVILLLLLMALLVVVGSLLRRAPPFKEMQTRLAAAKWALVRDFSAALRQDVVVTDRVTAHHLLVRRGAGGAFCNRPPTSTASSVLSRQRHHNIGSAPYGALWRGIRRNLVSEVFHPSRLRVYAPARRRALCGLVADLREQCKSSNDGLVFAALPALTELIYRDRWNKLVTLRRQQEEMYLPLVNARRGLLRRPSGEAPTYVDTLIELLVPDDSHFDSGAKASKQRLTDGELVGLCSEFLGAGTEPATAALQWVMANLVKHVDVQEAVRSEIDAFVGADAEEVSEDDLGKLEYLNAVLMEALRLHPTVPSVARQVMPDDHVFLDGRRVAAGTTVQFPLERLARDETAWAEPDKFAPERFLAGGGGDGVSLVAAAGSAGEIKMMPFGAGRRMCPGMGVAMLHLGYFVANLVREFEWTEAEGDLAVDLEPQVGFLNVMERPLRALLKLRNKRA